One Hordeum vulgare subsp. vulgare chromosome 4H, MorexV3_pseudomolecules_assembly, whole genome shotgun sequence DNA window includes the following coding sequences:
- the LOC123447125 gene encoding BEL1-like homeodomain protein 7 isoform X1, with translation MSNYYSSPGDERDPQTMYSPETGSASYPVPSALGNLLYSNNASSGPYTEFSGIIQPQQNFMELHGHPSEHSSSREPNMVTSLAEQSSFAPVKDMRNEMLMHFMDGAHSGGGDLIHNDAHSSAQLEFGLLNNPSSAIVPSAPGQGLSLSLNTHILAPSYPYWSPKPDLLTTQSYQGDENGMKNMQSEASRAIRNSKYLKAAQELLDEIVSVWKSIKQNAQKDKVEAGKMDGKDADEVLKSEGVSSNPQESAANAEAEISAAEKQELQNKMAKLLAMLDEVDRKYKHYFHQMQIVVSSFDMIAGSGAAKPYTAVALQTISRHFRCLKDAINDQVNVIRKKLGEEDNSSGREGKLTRLRFIDQQLRQQRAFQQYGMLQQNAWRPQRGLPENSVSILRAWLFEHFLHPYPKDSEKLMLARQTGLTRSQISNWFINARVRLWKPMIEDMYKEETGEAELDSNSSSDNVPRSKDKMASCEDREDQKCSMSQGQAYQTSEFKANVGMVGLTGGPASFHNEASSDDGFMNLLLKDQRPGEADGGLLHGDESARFMAYHLAELGGYQNSNVSLTLGLQHTENNLSAPNNTHRPGFTVGGEGDIYNTTAAHPGGGAAAASPDYESTNQLDQRQQFEPSPLLHDFVA, from the exons ATGTCTAATTATTACTCAAGCCCGGGCGACGAAAGGGACCCGCAAACCATGTACTCACCGGAGACGGGAAGCGCATCGTATCCCGTGCCATCAGCCCTGGGGAACTTGCTCTATTCAAACAATGCATCTTCTGGGCCGTATACGGAATTCAGTGGCATAATCCAGCCTCAGCAGAATTTCATGGAGCTGCATGGCCATCCTTCAGAACATTCATCATCAAGGGAACCTAACATGGTCACTTCGCTTGCAGAGCAAAGCTCCTTCGCTCCTGTCAAAGATATGAGAAATGAGATGTTGATGCATTTCATGGATGGCGCACacagtggtggtggtgatctcatCCACAATGATGCCCATAGCAGTGCGCAGCTTGAGTTTGGCTTGTTGAACAACCCCAGCTCGGCGATTGTTCCATCAGCACCAGGCCAAGGATTGTCGCTGAGCCTCAACACACATATCCTGGCACCTTCATACCCATACTGGTCCCCAAAGCCAGACTTATTGACGACCCAATCTTACCAGGGAGATGAAAACGGAATGAAGAATATGCAGTCGGAGGCCTCACGGGCAATCAGGAATTCAAAGTATCTAAAGGCAGCACAAGAATTGCTTGATGAGATTGTCAGTGTTTGGAAGAGTATAAAACAGAATGCGCAGAAAGACAAGGTTGAAGCAGGAAAAATGGATGGAAAAGACGCTGATGAGGTGTTGAAAAGCGAGGGGGTATCTTCCAACCCACAGGAGTCTGCTGCCAATGCAGAAGCTGAGATTTCTGCGGCTGAGAAGCAAGAGCTCCAGAATAAGATGGCGAAACTTTTGGCCATGTTGGATGAG GTTGACCGAAAATAcaagcattattttcatcaaatgcAAATTGTAGTGTCGTCTTTCGATATGATTGCTGGGTCTGGAGCTGCCAAACCTTATACTGCAGTTGCCCTTCAGACAATATCGCGGCATTTCCGGTGTCTGAAGGATGCCATCAACGACCAGGTTAATGTCATCCGGAAGAAACTGGGAGAGGAGGATAATTCATCGGGCAGAGAGGGCAAGTTAACTCGCCTCCGTTTCATTGATCAGCAGTTAAGGCAGCAACGAGCTTTCCAACAGTATGGTATGTTACAGCAAAACGCTTGGAGGCCGCAGAGGGGTCTGCCTGAAAACTCAGTTTCAATTCTTCGTGCTTGGCTGTTTGAACACTTCCTTCACCC GTATCCAAAAGATTCAGAAAAGCTAATGCTAGCGAGGCAAACTGGTTTAACAAGAAGTCAG ATTTCAAACTGGTTCATAAATGCCCGTGTCCGCCTGTGGAAACCGATGATCGAAGACATGTATAAAGAAGAGACCGGGGAGGCCGAGCTCGACTCAAACTCCTCCTCTGACAACGTACCAAGAAGCAAGGACAAAATGGCATCCTGTGAAGACAGAGAAGATCAGAAATGCTCCATGAGCCAGGGCCAGGCTTACCAAACCAGTGAATTCAAAGCCAACGTTGGAATGGTGGGCCTCACCGGAGGGCCGGCCAGCTTCCACAATGAGGCGAGCTCCGACGACGGCTTCATGAACCTGCTGTTGAAGGACCAAAGACCGGGCGAGGCGGACGGCGGTCTCCTCCATGGTGACGAGAGCGCACGGTTCATGGCCTACCATCTGGCGGAGCTGGGGGGATATCAGAACAGCAATGTGTCGTTGACGCTAGGACTGCAGCACACTGAGAACAACCTTTCAGCTCCAAACAACACTCACCGGCCAGGTTTCACCGTGGGCGGGGAAGGGGATATCTACAACACTACCGCGGCTCATCCCGGTggtggcgccgccgccgcctctccgGATTACGAATCGACGAACCAGTTGGATCAGCGGCAGCAGTTTGAGCCGTCGCCTCTGCTGCATGATTTCGTGGCCTAA
- the LOC123447125 gene encoding BEL1-like homeodomain protein 7 isoform X2 gives MYSPETGSASYPVPSALGNLLYSNNASSGPYTEFSGIIQPQQNFMELHGHPSEHSSSREPNMVTSLAEQSSFAPVKDMRNEMLMHFMDGAHSGGGDLIHNDAHSSAQLEFGLLNNPSSAIVPSAPGQGLSLSLNTHILAPSYPYWSPKPDLLTTQSYQGDENGMKNMQSEASRAIRNSKYLKAAQELLDEIVSVWKSIKQNAQKDKVEAGKMDGKDADEVLKSEGVSSNPQESAANAEAEISAAEKQELQNKMAKLLAMLDEVDRKYKHYFHQMQIVVSSFDMIAGSGAAKPYTAVALQTISRHFRCLKDAINDQVNVIRKKLGEEDNSSGREGKLTRLRFIDQQLRQQRAFQQYGMLQQNAWRPQRGLPENSVSILRAWLFEHFLHPYPKDSEKLMLARQTGLTRSQISNWFINARVRLWKPMIEDMYKEETGEAELDSNSSSDNVPRSKDKMASCEDREDQKCSMSQGQAYQTSEFKANVGMVGLTGGPASFHNEASSDDGFMNLLLKDQRPGEADGGLLHGDESARFMAYHLAELGGYQNSNVSLTLGLQHTENNLSAPNNTHRPGFTVGGEGDIYNTTAAHPGGGAAAASPDYESTNQLDQRQQFEPSPLLHDFVA, from the exons ATGTACTCACCGGAGACGGGAAGCGCATCGTATCCCGTGCCATCAGCCCTGGGGAACTTGCTCTATTCAAACAATGCATCTTCTGGGCCGTATACGGAATTCAGTGGCATAATCCAGCCTCAGCAGAATTTCATGGAGCTGCATGGCCATCCTTCAGAACATTCATCATCAAGGGAACCTAACATGGTCACTTCGCTTGCAGAGCAAAGCTCCTTCGCTCCTGTCAAAGATATGAGAAATGAGATGTTGATGCATTTCATGGATGGCGCACacagtggtggtggtgatctcatCCACAATGATGCCCATAGCAGTGCGCAGCTTGAGTTTGGCTTGTTGAACAACCCCAGCTCGGCGATTGTTCCATCAGCACCAGGCCAAGGATTGTCGCTGAGCCTCAACACACATATCCTGGCACCTTCATACCCATACTGGTCCCCAAAGCCAGACTTATTGACGACCCAATCTTACCAGGGAGATGAAAACGGAATGAAGAATATGCAGTCGGAGGCCTCACGGGCAATCAGGAATTCAAAGTATCTAAAGGCAGCACAAGAATTGCTTGATGAGATTGTCAGTGTTTGGAAGAGTATAAAACAGAATGCGCAGAAAGACAAGGTTGAAGCAGGAAAAATGGATGGAAAAGACGCTGATGAGGTGTTGAAAAGCGAGGGGGTATCTTCCAACCCACAGGAGTCTGCTGCCAATGCAGAAGCTGAGATTTCTGCGGCTGAGAAGCAAGAGCTCCAGAATAAGATGGCGAAACTTTTGGCCATGTTGGATGAG GTTGACCGAAAATAcaagcattattttcatcaaatgcAAATTGTAGTGTCGTCTTTCGATATGATTGCTGGGTCTGGAGCTGCCAAACCTTATACTGCAGTTGCCCTTCAGACAATATCGCGGCATTTCCGGTGTCTGAAGGATGCCATCAACGACCAGGTTAATGTCATCCGGAAGAAACTGGGAGAGGAGGATAATTCATCGGGCAGAGAGGGCAAGTTAACTCGCCTCCGTTTCATTGATCAGCAGTTAAGGCAGCAACGAGCTTTCCAACAGTATGGTATGTTACAGCAAAACGCTTGGAGGCCGCAGAGGGGTCTGCCTGAAAACTCAGTTTCAATTCTTCGTGCTTGGCTGTTTGAACACTTCCTTCACCC GTATCCAAAAGATTCAGAAAAGCTAATGCTAGCGAGGCAAACTGGTTTAACAAGAAGTCAG ATTTCAAACTGGTTCATAAATGCCCGTGTCCGCCTGTGGAAACCGATGATCGAAGACATGTATAAAGAAGAGACCGGGGAGGCCGAGCTCGACTCAAACTCCTCCTCTGACAACGTACCAAGAAGCAAGGACAAAATGGCATCCTGTGAAGACAGAGAAGATCAGAAATGCTCCATGAGCCAGGGCCAGGCTTACCAAACCAGTGAATTCAAAGCCAACGTTGGAATGGTGGGCCTCACCGGAGGGCCGGCCAGCTTCCACAATGAGGCGAGCTCCGACGACGGCTTCATGAACCTGCTGTTGAAGGACCAAAGACCGGGCGAGGCGGACGGCGGTCTCCTCCATGGTGACGAGAGCGCACGGTTCATGGCCTACCATCTGGCGGAGCTGGGGGGATATCAGAACAGCAATGTGTCGTTGACGCTAGGACTGCAGCACACTGAGAACAACCTTTCAGCTCCAAACAACACTCACCGGCCAGGTTTCACCGTGGGCGGGGAAGGGGATATCTACAACACTACCGCGGCTCATCCCGGTggtggcgccgccgccgcctctccgGATTACGAATCGACGAACCAGTTGGATCAGCGGCAGCAGTTTGAGCCGTCGCCTCTGCTGCATGATTTCGTGGCCTAA